atttatgtaaaaatggaATATCAGACGCAAATGTGAAGGAAGGTTCTTCATACTTTGGCTTAATTAATACTGTTTCATTTATACCCCACAGCCTAATCTCTGTAGTACTAAATCCTACTGCTAATTTGTCCATATTGGGTGGAATGACACCACTACTTGCActataagaataaatattttatatgacttctgcaattttctaattattactACATTGACcttcaatgaaattaatttcttagataaattaatttctatatatataattacttttcAACAGCATTATTTACTGCAAATATTCGTAGAGGTTGATGAGCATTATTTCGAATTAATCTTATAGCCTCTTGTAATTCTCTCATTTCACGGTCAGCTCCAGTACCTGATGGTTGTTCTACATATCCATTGATCCCTACCTCAGAACGTATATTTACATCTTCACATCCTTCTGTGTCTGTTTCAGGCACAtccattttcttaattattgtTACATGAGTGTTtattatctaaaaataaaataattattaaattactatattttatattatatacataataaaaaataaaataaataaataattattttgtaatcaatgtataacattttttataatattacctgcattaatattatatgaccatgttttgaaagaaattgttgAAGACATAAGTGAGCAACATCTGACATATCcactttatattttctagtTCTAAATGAATTAACTAAAGGTCTTAATTCAATATCTTGTACTGAAAACACACTGGATAGTTCTTCTAAAAAATCTTTCTCTGTTTCACTGTTGAATTCATTTTGATGTGATTTTAGAAATTGAATTGCTGCTTGCCTGTTACCAGTATGTAGCATCTCTAAATACAAGTGACAAAATACAGGGTATAGAAGcccttttaattccatttttaatttatcatcgAGTACAATATTTACCCACATCTTCAACctagagaaaaaatatattttaaaaatgaaatctctCAGTaaagattatatataattaatttaatatactgaaacagatataacaaaaatttaaagagACATACCGTTGATACGCTTGATCTGCAGCAGTAACATCAATGCTAATGGcactaaaaataattgaattatctTGGGAAGTGGCAGAAGCAGCAG
The nucleotide sequence above comes from Bombus fervidus isolate BK054 chromosome 6, iyBomFerv1, whole genome shotgun sequence. Encoded proteins:
- the Wda gene encoding will decrease acetylation isoform X2 — translated: MTLNATAASATSQDNSIIFSAISIDVTAADQAYQRLKMWVNIVLDDKLKMELKGLLYPVFCHLYLEMLHTGNRQAAIQFLKSHQNEFNSETEKDFLEELSSVFSVQDIELRPLVNSFRTRKYKVDMSDVAHLCLQQFLSKHGHIILMQIINTHVTIIKKMDVPETDTEGCEDVNIRSEVGINGYVEQPSGTGADREMRELQEAIRLIRNNAHQPLRIFAVNNAVENASSGVIPPNMDKLAVGFSTTEIRLWGINETVLIKPKYEEPSFTFASDIPFLHKFYDTSDRMTEGGAVILRGHTDIVHDLRFIPESDILLSVSSDKDMRAWRLNDYTCAAIYSGHNYPIWCMDLSVFNLYVATGSHDRTAKLWSLDRIFPLRIFAGHFLDINCVKFHPNARYLATGSADKTVRLWDKDDGNLLRVYIGAQSTIYSLAFSPDGKYLAAAGDDKSISIWDLATNALLTELKGHEDTIMNLDWSCDGQYIASGSLDGTIRIWPTHDHIKIVNSNSSSLVPETESPQIFSTYCSSILSLRYYNKNNSLVCIGTMDNL